A part of Bacillus horti genomic DNA contains:
- a CDS encoding carbohydrate ABC transporter permease, protein MKKRLSFKESLFILPAIIIIAIFSLWPVVQSLTYTLFDYQLNNQQKSGLYLSEQFNVNLFKETELYVAMFLEDDLENVTDTEDQAKVQDLIQELESTGEQYREESGVIQISSEQMDELQELYTKSTAVIQDLNAKYELIHAQNLPALVEDIQNSLVPSNFIGLEAYQKALADKRIWAALVNTLIFTFSSVSIELVLGLGLALVLNKAMRGQGLIRTTSLIPWAIPTAVAAMMWGYLYDGTSGVVAHFFENIGLVSQSQNLLLTGAGAMFSAILADVWKTTPYMALLLLAGLQNISNNLYEAASIDGANKVQSFFRVTLPLLKPAILVALLFRTLDAFRVFDLIYVLTGGGPGGSTETLSIYAYKIMFGATNFGYGSVVVVIMFVCVALIATLFVRLLGTNLMDRS, encoded by the coding sequence ATGAAGAAGAGATTGAGCTTCAAGGAAAGCCTATTTATTTTACCAGCCATTATTATCATCGCTATTTTTTCCTTGTGGCCAGTTGTACAATCCCTTACCTATACGTTATTTGACTATCAGCTTAACAACCAGCAAAAATCCGGTCTTTACTTAAGTGAGCAGTTTAATGTGAACCTGTTTAAAGAAACGGAATTGTATGTGGCTATGTTTTTAGAGGATGACCTAGAGAACGTAACCGATACAGAGGATCAGGCTAAGGTTCAAGACCTAATCCAGGAGCTGGAGAGCACTGGAGAACAGTATAGAGAAGAAAGTGGTGTCATCCAAATCAGTAGTGAGCAGATGGATGAACTTCAGGAGTTATACACTAAGTCAACGGCAGTGATTCAGGACTTAAATGCTAAATATGAGCTCATCCATGCACAGAACCTCCCTGCTCTGGTGGAGGATATTCAAAACAGCTTAGTTCCCTCGAATTTTATCGGACTCGAGGCATACCAGAAAGCGTTAGCTGATAAAAGGATCTGGGCGGCGTTAGTCAATACGTTAATCTTTACTTTCTCCTCTGTTTCCATAGAGCTTGTACTGGGGCTAGGATTGGCGCTTGTTCTGAATAAAGCTATGAGGGGTCAAGGTCTTATTCGAACAACGTCCTTAATACCGTGGGCCATTCCAACAGCGGTAGCGGCGATGATGTGGGGCTACCTGTATGATGGAACAAGTGGAGTGGTCGCTCATTTCTTTGAAAATATCGGACTTGTTTCACAGTCGCAAAATTTGTTACTAACAGGTGCTGGAGCGATGTTCTCCGCTATTTTAGCGGATGTGTGGAAGACGACTCCATATATGGCTTTACTTCTCTTGGCAGGACTACAGAATATCTCTAACAACCTATATGAGGCTGCCTCCATTGATGGGGCGAATAAGGTACAATCCTTCTTCAGAGTTACCCTGCCGTTATTGAAGCCGGCTATTCTAGTAGCGTTGTTATTCCGTACCTTAGATGCCTTCCGGGTGTTTGACCTCATTTACGTGTTGACTGGTGGAGGTCCAGGTGGAAGTACAGAAACGTTATCCATCTATGCGTATAAAATCATGTTTGGAGCAACAAACTTTGGATACGGTTCAGTGGTCGTTGTGATTATGTTCGTGTGTGTAGCTTTAATCGCTACTTTGTTTGTCAGATTGTTAGGCACAAATCTTATGGATAGAAGCTAA
- a CDS encoding type II toxin-antitoxin system PemK/MazF family toxin yields MIIPKRGDLVWLDFDPQAGHEQAGRRPAVILSEVEFNELTGFAFVCPITSQAKDYPFEVPLPDGLVFTGVILTDQLKSLDVRKRRIKIMGNLDRNSDTMKTALLNNRSILA; encoded by the coding sequence TTGATCATCCCTAAACGAGGGGATTTGGTATGGCTCGATTTTGATCCGCAGGCTGGTCATGAACAAGCTGGTCGTCGTCCTGCCGTCATCCTCAGTGAAGTAGAGTTTAACGAACTAACCGGTTTTGCATTCGTGTGCCCTATTACTAGTCAAGCTAAGGACTACCCTTTTGAAGTGCCACTACCAGACGGTCTTGTTTTTACGGGAGTTATCCTAACAGATCAGCTGAAAAGTCTAGATGTTAGGAAGCGCAGAATAAAGATTATGGGTAACCTCGATAGAAACTCAGATACTATGAAAACAGCTCTTCTTAACAACCGTTCAATTTTAGCGTAG
- a CDS encoding RNA polymerase sigma factor — MKQTSTHRTIDTIWRMESAKLIAALTRMVRDVGLAEDLAHDALVIALERWPEAGIPDNPGAWLMTAAKRKGIDFLRRNKLRSEKYAEMAHSTDGYTQDLTDELTSGEVRDDLLRLIFMTCHPVLSQEARVALTLRLLCGLTTEEIAHSFLAAEPTIAQRIVRAKRKLKDEKASFDMPIGAELVDRLSSVLEVIYLMFNEGYASTSGEHWVKPLLCQEALRMGRMLAELAPQETEVHGLVALMEIQASRLKTRVSSTGEMILLMDQDRAQWDRLLIRRGQMALERCRKLGRPLGPYAIQASIAACHAEAPTVQDTNWIRIAALYEALATVSPSPIVELNRAVAVAMAFGPAYGLQIVEEIATQSALKDYHLLPSVRGDLLKKLGRLEEARKEFERAASLTRNVREQELLLKRASECGPI, encoded by the coding sequence GTGAAGCAAACATCCACACATCGTACCATCGATACAATTTGGCGCATGGAATCTGCCAAGCTTATCGCAGCATTAACTCGAATGGTTAGAGATGTGGGGCTTGCTGAGGATCTAGCTCACGACGCACTGGTCATCGCTTTAGAGCGATGGCCAGAGGCGGGTATACCAGATAATCCAGGGGCATGGCTGATGACTGCAGCAAAGAGGAAAGGCATTGATTTCCTACGCAGAAATAAGCTGAGATCTGAAAAATATGCTGAGATGGCCCATAGTACGGATGGATATACGCAAGATCTGACAGATGAGCTAACTTCTGGAGAGGTCCGCGATGACCTTCTCCGACTTATCTTCATGACATGTCATCCGGTTTTGTCCCAGGAAGCTAGGGTAGCTCTGACACTGCGACTGCTTTGTGGACTGACCACCGAGGAAATAGCCCATTCTTTTCTTGCAGCCGAGCCAACAATCGCTCAAAGAATCGTTCGAGCTAAAAGAAAGCTGAAGGATGAAAAAGCATCCTTTGACATGCCTATAGGAGCAGAGCTGGTAGATCGGTTATCCTCCGTGCTTGAGGTCATCTACCTCATGTTTAATGAAGGCTATGCGTCGACCTCTGGAGAACATTGGGTCAAGCCCCTGCTCTGTCAGGAGGCTCTCAGAATGGGACGTATGCTTGCTGAGCTAGCTCCACAGGAGACGGAGGTGCACGGACTGGTAGCATTGATGGAAATCCAGGCTTCTCGACTTAAGACACGCGTCAGCTCAACAGGTGAAATGATCCTCCTGATGGATCAGGACAGAGCCCAATGGGATCGGCTACTCATACGCCGTGGACAAATGGCACTAGAGCGTTGTCGGAAGCTAGGTCGTCCGTTAGGACCATATGCTATCCAAGCCTCGATTGCCGCCTGTCACGCTGAGGCACCCACAGTGCAGGATACTAATTGGATTCGCATTGCAGCCCTTTATGAGGCTCTAGCAACAGTTTCACCCTCGCCTATCGTTGAGTTGAACAGAGCTGTAGCGGTGGCCATGGCTTTCGGCCCTGCTTATGGTCTTCAAATTGTTGAAGAGATTGCCACACAGTCAGCGTTGAAGGACTATCATTTGCTACCGAGTGTACGTGGAGATTTATTGAAGAAACTAGGAAGGCTTGAAGAGGCACGTAAAGAGTTTGAACGAGCAGCATCATTGACACGTAATGTTCGTGAACAGGAGCTGTTGCTTAAACGAGCCTCAGAGTGCGGTCCTATCTAA
- a CDS encoding AraC family transcriptional regulator — protein MNSTTLNSSIVKKFMKTRMENKQNMYAHPSYTLEQRLLHCVARGELEEAKLVLSQINQLDRARLADNQIRSLKNSLIITCSLFTRAIIKGGLLPEDAFNLSDVYIQQIEKVNTKEELDELEYEMLVCFVDRLHAEKKPAYNYTINRAITFIHEELLKDLSLEKVAEHVNVHPNYLSKMFKESVGVSLTEFINSKRIEESKYFLLHSKLTISNIAQLFQFCNQSYYSSQFKKYAAMTPKQYRDRHALTEQLEA, from the coding sequence ATGAACAGTACAACCTTGAACAGCTCCATAGTGAAAAAGTTCATGAAAACAAGAATGGAAAATAAGCAGAATATGTACGCCCATCCTTCTTATACCCTAGAGCAAAGACTTTTACACTGTGTGGCGAGAGGAGAATTGGAGGAGGCTAAGCTTGTTTTAAGTCAAATTAATCAGTTGGATCGAGCAAGGCTAGCAGATAATCAGATCCGTTCCTTGAAGAATTCCTTAATCATCACATGCAGCTTATTCACTAGAGCCATTATCAAGGGTGGTCTTTTACCCGAGGATGCCTTTAACCTTAGTGACGTATATATTCAACAGATAGAGAAAGTGAATACCAAAGAAGAGCTCGATGAACTAGAGTATGAAATGCTCGTTTGCTTTGTAGACCGTCTTCATGCTGAAAAAAAGCCCGCCTATAATTACACGATTAACCGTGCCATTACTTTTATTCATGAGGAGCTTCTAAAAGACCTCTCTTTAGAAAAAGTGGCAGAGCATGTCAACGTGCATCCTAACTACCTATCGAAAATGTTTAAGGAATCTGTAGGAGTTAGCCTAACAGAATTTATTAACAGTAAGCGTATAGAGGAGTCCAAGTATTTCTTGCTCCATTCTAAGCTCACCATATCAAACATTGCCCAGCTGTTTCAGTTCTGTAATCAGAGCTATTATTCCTCACAGTTTAAAAAATATGCGGCCATGACACCTAAGCAGTACCGGGATCGCCATGCTCTTACTGAGCAATTAGAGGCTTAA
- a CDS encoding YciI family protein, protein MRFMMIVKGTTDSEAGTPPSPELVEAMRKYNEELVKAGVLLAADGLQPTSTGVRISYPEAGGKPTVVDGPFTEAKEIIAGYTLIEVKSREEAIEWALRMPDPHGLGQGEIELRQVFEHHEITSDPEELAQEALLRKQLEERKTL, encoded by the coding sequence ATGCGTTTTATGATGATTGTAAAAGGTACAACAGACTCAGAGGCGGGGACACCCCCTAGTCCAGAACTAGTTGAGGCGATGAGAAAATATAATGAGGAATTGGTTAAAGCCGGCGTCCTTCTTGCCGCAGATGGACTGCAGCCTACGTCTACAGGGGTTCGCATCTCCTACCCTGAAGCAGGAGGTAAACCTACTGTTGTGGATGGACCGTTTACAGAGGCGAAAGAAATCATTGCTGGCTATACGCTCATTGAAGTGAAATCACGGGAAGAGGCGATTGAATGGGCTCTTCGTATGCCTGATCCTCATGGCTTGGGACAAGGAGAAATCGAGCTAAGACAGGTGTTTGAGCACCATGAAATCACGAGTGATCCCGAGGAATTGGCTCAGGAAGCGCTATTACGTAAGCAATTGGAGGAGAGGAAGACCTTGTGA
- a CDS encoding MerR family transcriptional regulator, which translates to MTMEKNYSIGEFAKLTGITERTLRHYDQLGLLTPSEYTEHGHRIYNNKSIAQLQKILVLKFLDLSLGEVAEYLNQPEQDLAMTLANQANMLEEKQKQIETVLQVITRIQRTVSGSQLVDHESLLVLIHALKNKEARNRWISEHASDSVLNKLHSHTVRLESDKEIITWTSKMKRFIQEGKAPNDPEVLAHTKAMVSIMNPIVEPLLDGVSMKQLDSNEGSFEEPNPYLFPSAFNKEEERFMEKVIEELIGSKGSLNPQDNEK; encoded by the coding sequence ATGACAATGGAGAAAAATTACTCTATTGGAGAATTCGCAAAACTGACAGGAATCACTGAAAGAACACTTCGTCACTATGATCAGTTGGGGCTACTGACACCTTCTGAATACACAGAACATGGACATCGAATCTATAACAACAAATCCATTGCTCAGCTTCAAAAAATATTAGTACTAAAGTTTTTGGATTTGTCACTCGGGGAAGTTGCAGAATATCTAAATCAACCTGAGCAAGACTTAGCAATGACACTGGCCAATCAGGCTAATATGCTGGAAGAAAAGCAGAAACAGATTGAGACGGTTTTACAAGTTATTACCCGCATTCAAAGAACGGTTTCAGGATCACAACTCGTAGATCATGAGTCGCTGCTGGTACTCATTCATGCCTTGAAAAATAAAGAGGCACGAAACCGCTGGATAAGTGAACATGCATCCGATTCGGTTCTTAATAAATTACACTCGCATACGGTGCGACTTGAATCGGATAAGGAAATAATCACGTGGACTAGCAAAATGAAGCGATTCATTCAAGAAGGAAAAGCACCTAATGATCCTGAAGTTCTTGCACATACCAAAGCAATGGTATCAATAATGAACCCTATAGTTGAACCCCTTTTAGATGGTGTTTCGATGAAACAGCTCGATAGTAATGAAGGTTCCTTTGAAGAGCCTAATCCTTATTTATTTCCTAGTGCTTTTAACAAAGAAGAGGAGAGGTTTATGGAAAAGGTTATTGAGGAGCTGATTGGCAGTAAGGGATCTCTTAATCCGCAGGATAATGAAAAGTAA
- a CDS encoding iron-sulfur cluster assembly accessory protein yields the protein MKCKINRNAAKVLNQMLSSEDAQGKTLRVVITHMHGDHAHYDLALDTPTEHDEVVKTDKDIDVLLDTREEFLDGVWIQYYYVPEEGFVITNPSKGNHHHH from the coding sequence ATGAAATGTAAAATTAATCGTAATGCAGCAAAAGTATTAAATCAGATGTTAAGTAGTGAAGATGCACAGGGAAAAACGCTACGTGTAGTGATTACACATATGCATGGGGATCATGCTCACTATGATTTAGCTTTAGATACACCAACCGAGCATGATGAAGTTGTCAAAACGGACAAAGATATCGATGTATTACTTGATACACGTGAAGAATTCCTTGATGGGGTCTGGATTCAGTATTATTATGTACCTGAAGAAGGGTTTGTCATTACAAATCCATCAAAGGGTAATCATCATCATCATTAA
- a CDS encoding alpha/beta fold hydrolase: MYTVKSHDGTKIAYDKQGQGPAVILVGGAFSYRKFPGQMELAERLAESFTVYNYDRRGRGDSEDSKTYAINREVEDLKALIEVAGGQAYVYGLSSGAVLALQAAANGASIEKLVLHEPPFVVKPTDPRPPNDFLPQLKGMIEGDQRKEAIRYFMVKGMGAPSFVPFMLRLMPGTWKSMMSIAHTLPYDAALLDGYSDGKPLDTKLWSGVDCPTLVVEGTESPASLRHGAQALANILPNAKLQSKKGLGHTKKLDAVRIAEELKAFFTQTSLTSTTSKSDGSVSLDRSKVSPDNLAGVGKERR, encoded by the coding sequence ATGTATACGGTAAAATCACATGATGGTACCAAGATTGCTTACGACAAGCAAGGTCAGGGTCCGGCTGTCATATTAGTAGGCGGTGCGTTTAGCTACCGCAAGTTTCCAGGACAAATGGAGTTGGCTGAGCGTTTAGCAGAATCATTCACGGTGTACAATTACGACCGTCGTGGTCGGGGGGATAGCGAAGATAGTAAGACTTACGCTATAAATCGTGAGGTTGAAGATTTGAAAGCGTTAATTGAGGTAGCTGGAGGACAGGCCTATGTATATGGCTTATCTTCAGGTGCGGTTCTAGCCCTTCAGGCAGCAGCAAACGGAGCTTCAATTGAAAAGCTAGTGCTACACGAGCCTCCTTTTGTGGTGAAGCCTACAGATCCTAGACCACCAAATGATTTCCTCCCGCAATTGAAGGGAATGATCGAAGGGGATCAGAGAAAAGAAGCGATACGTTATTTTATGGTTAAAGGGATGGGGGCTCCTTCTTTTGTACCTTTTATGCTTCGGTTAATGCCCGGAACGTGGAAAAGTATGATGTCTATTGCTCACACTTTACCCTACGATGCAGCTTTACTGGATGGATATTCAGATGGTAAGCCATTAGACACTAAGCTATGGAGTGGCGTTGATTGCCCAACACTTGTGGTGGAGGGAACGGAAAGTCCGGCCTCCTTACGTCATGGAGCTCAAGCTTTAGCTAACATCCTTCCGAACGCGAAACTGCAGAGTAAAAAAGGCCTGGGGCACACGAAAAAGCTTGATGCGGTAAGGATTGCAGAAGAATTGAAGGCTTTCTTTACACAGACTAGTCTTACGTCTACGACCTCAAAGTCCGATGGATCTGTCTCTCTAGATAGATCAAAGGTCTCCCCCGATAATCTTGCTGGAGTAGGGAAGGAGAGACGTTAA
- a CDS encoding extracellular solute-binding protein yields the protein MRNRKNLFKLIAFTMMFALILAGCAAGNDGGDTSNGTDNNAGGNEAPGGDTSTGDKTVIKFAGQNDNTPATQAVIDAFNESSEEYAVEWVEMTNDSAQMHDQLLNSLSSGSSEYDVLSLDVVWAGEFADAGYLEAIDVRMREDGLSKDDYNSGSMDSGNYTGKQFTLPFFPDLGLLYFRSDIVSEEDAATLESGDYTYDDLYDMAERYTGEADTNLGFVYQSRQYEGLTVNLTEFSDSYQDVSGGLETMYKFTQADFSPRDLLNYSEGEVHTNFEQGNAVFARNWPYQFGRINSQEDGVTISVDDVGIAPLPNGGSVGGWLLGINNHSENKDGAWEFIKFVSGEEGQKIFSTTGGYLPGYNALLENDEVIASNELLSFPGFKVALEGTIARPVSPDYSQVSDTIQIEAHRYLSSGDNLDQITQAIEEAIAE from the coding sequence ATGAGAAATAGAAAAAACCTATTCAAATTGATAGCGTTTACAATGATGTTCGCTCTTATTTTGGCAGGCTGTGCCGCTGGAAATGACGGTGGCGACACGTCAAACGGAACAGATAACAATGCTGGTGGAAACGAAGCACCTGGTGGAGATACAAGCACTGGGGATAAGACAGTCATTAAATTTGCTGGACAAAATGATAACACTCCAGCGACACAAGCAGTTATTGACGCTTTTAATGAAAGCAGCGAGGAGTATGCCGTAGAATGGGTAGAAATGACGAATGATTCTGCTCAAATGCATGATCAGCTTTTAAACTCATTATCTAGTGGTTCAAGTGAGTATGATGTTTTATCTCTTGATGTCGTTTGGGCTGGTGAATTTGCTGATGCAGGCTATCTTGAAGCGATTGATGTAAGAATGAGAGAAGATGGATTAAGTAAAGATGATTACAACTCTGGTTCTATGGATTCTGGAAACTATACGGGTAAACAGTTTACACTTCCATTTTTCCCTGACCTAGGTCTATTGTATTTCCGGAGTGATATTGTAAGTGAAGAGGATGCCGCTACACTTGAAAGTGGTGACTATACGTATGATGATCTATATGACATGGCTGAGAGATACACAGGGGAAGCTGATACAAACCTAGGCTTTGTCTATCAATCAAGACAATATGAAGGCTTAACGGTTAACCTAACAGAATTCAGTGATTCTTATCAGGATGTTAGTGGTGGATTAGAAACGATGTACAAATTTACACAAGCAGACTTTTCTCCAAGAGACCTGCTGAACTACTCAGAGGGAGAGGTTCACACAAACTTTGAACAAGGAAACGCCGTGTTTGCTAGAAACTGGCCTTATCAGTTTGGGCGTATCAACTCTCAGGAGGATGGCGTAACAATTAGTGTTGATGATGTTGGAATTGCTCCCCTACCTAATGGAGGATCTGTTGGTGGATGGCTTCTAGGGATTAATAACCATTCTGAAAACAAGGATGGAGCATGGGAGTTTATCAAGTTTGTTTCTGGTGAAGAAGGACAAAAGATTTTCTCTACAACAGGTGGCTACCTTCCGGGGTATAACGCATTGCTAGAGAACGACGAGGTTATTGCTTCTAATGAGCTGCTTTCCTTCCCTGGCTTTAAGGTTGCTCTTGAAGGGACGATTGCACGCCCGGTTTCACCTGACTATTCTCAGGTGTCTGATACGATTCAAATCGAAGCTCACCGTTATTTAAGCTCTGGTGATAACTTAGATCAAATCACTCAGGCGATTGAAGAAGCTATAGCGGAATAG
- a CDS encoding AbrB/MazE/SpoVT family DNA-binding domain-containing protein — protein sequence MDRTNDQTKGKGMVLMTTSTLSKWGNSSAIRIPNQILKRLELEAGAEVEIHVTSDNDILIRPKKKPDASNEDLRAHLSSLLSRIKPASRHEEIDLGIEGDEKI from the coding sequence TTGGATCGAACTAATGATCAAACCAAAGGAAAGGGCATGGTCCTAATGACAACTTCAACACTTAGTAAATGGGGCAATAGTAGCGCTATTCGGATTCCTAATCAAATACTAAAACGTTTGGAGCTTGAAGCTGGTGCGGAAGTCGAAATTCACGTAACGTCAGACAATGATATTTTAATTCGACCCAAAAAGAAGCCAGATGCTTCAAATGAAGATTTACGTGCTCATTTGAGTTCCTTGCTCTCACGTATAAAGCCTGCCTCAAGGCATGAAGAAATTGACCTCGGCATTGAAGGAGATGAGAAGATTTGA
- a CDS encoding carbohydrate ABC transporter permease: MQQSKRKFWVIFGIVVALYLFAMVFPFFWIVVTSFKTSGEIFGAGAFNIIPENPTLVNYIKVMFEKNILSAILNSFIVSTVTTLYIVVVATLAAYAISRFDFWGKNVFLGIILAVSMFPQMVVIGPVYDMFLSLGWLNSFAIVLPYSTITLPIAVWILVTHFNQIPLALEESAKIDGATAFQTLYKILFPLAAPGVFTVAIITFIAAWNEFLLSITLNTNSSYHTVPVAISFLRTQFEILWGEVAAATAIVTIPTIIIVLFFQKQIVSGLTSGGVKE; this comes from the coding sequence ATGCAACAGTCAAAGAGAAAGTTTTGGGTTATTTTTGGTATTGTCGTTGCCCTGTATTTGTTTGCTATGGTTTTTCCGTTCTTCTGGATTGTGGTCACTTCCTTTAAGACATCAGGAGAAATTTTTGGTGCAGGTGCCTTTAATATCATTCCAGAGAATCCAACGTTAGTGAACTATATAAAAGTAATGTTCGAGAAGAACATTTTGAGTGCTATATTGAACAGCTTCATTGTTTCAACGGTTACCACGCTATATATTGTGGTTGTTGCTACATTAGCTGCGTATGCGATTTCTAGGTTTGATTTCTGGGGGAAAAACGTATTCCTCGGTATTATCCTAGCGGTGTCTATGTTTCCACAAATGGTGGTCATTGGGCCTGTCTATGATATGTTTTTAAGCCTAGGCTGGCTGAACAGCTTTGCTATTGTATTGCCGTATTCAACTATTACGTTACCTATTGCTGTATGGATCTTGGTTACGCATTTTAATCAAATTCCACTGGCTCTGGAGGAATCGGCGAAAATTGACGGGGCTACAGCGTTTCAAACTTTATATAAAATTCTATTTCCTCTTGCTGCGCCGGGTGTATTTACCGTGGCTATCATCACCTTCATTGCAGCTTGGAATGAGTTTCTATTAAGCATTACATTAAATACGAACTCGTCTTATCATACGGTGCCCGTTGCGATTTCATTCCTGCGTACACAGTTTGAGATTCTTTGGGGTGAGGTTGCCGCAGCAACAGCGATTGTGACGATTCCAACCATAATCATTGTGCTTTTCTTCCAAAAGCAAATCGTATCTGGTTTAACGAGTGGTGGCGTCAAAGAATAA
- the crcB gene encoding fluoride efflux transporter CrcB, producing MIAWIGIAGVVGACARFYLGKWISSKVKASFPIATLMINVSGSLVLGMLYALHTQGNIPNEVWFMLGAGFCGAYTTFSTFGYETLQLVKKKKFLLAVAYIFLSVLLSVACCWIGIRFII from the coding sequence ATGATTGCATGGATAGGAATAGCAGGGGTAGTAGGTGCCTGTGCTCGATTTTATTTAGGGAAATGGATATCCTCAAAAGTAAAAGCTTCGTTCCCAATCGCAACCCTGATGATCAACGTCTCAGGATCACTTGTACTTGGGATGCTCTATGCCCTTCATACTCAAGGCAACATACCAAACGAGGTATGGTTTATGCTTGGTGCTGGTTTTTGCGGAGCATACACCACTTTTTCTACCTTTGGCTATGAAACACTTCAACTAGTAAAAAAGAAAAAGTTTCTATTAGCCGTGGCCTACATATTTCTGTCTGTGTTGCTTAGTGTAGCGTGTTGCTGGATTGGCATTCGCTTTATTATCTAA
- a CDS encoding DUF998 domain-containing protein: MSTLNTAVVKSNTSKGVKFLLSCGVAVAPLFFAVSIAQFPREGFDIRQHALSTLTLGDLGWLQSLNFILTGLLSLFAALGIRGLIRKQRGGVWAPLLVGLFGLGMMMAGMFRPDPGFGFPVGAPPGMPESMSTMAAIHSFAFFTAFICLIAACWVMASHFSSRGKRRWKRYCILTGIVTPLLIMVGMSLGIWVGVIMGTAGLVAFGWLSVLAASLRKRVATVR, encoded by the coding sequence ATGAGTACATTGAACACAGCAGTCGTTAAGTCTAACACAAGCAAAGGGGTTAAATTCCTTTTAAGCTGTGGTGTTGCCGTTGCTCCTTTGTTTTTCGCTGTCTCTATAGCTCAATTTCCGCGTGAAGGCTTTGATATCCGGCAGCACGCCTTAAGTACATTGACATTAGGAGATCTGGGATGGCTTCAAAGCCTTAATTTTATCCTGACCGGTCTACTCTCTCTGTTCGCAGCTCTCGGAATAAGGGGCTTGATTCGCAAGCAAAGAGGTGGTGTATGGGCACCGCTTCTAGTCGGTCTTTTCGGACTGGGAATGATGATGGCAGGTATGTTCCGTCCTGATCCCGGCTTTGGTTTTCCTGTAGGTGCTCCTCCAGGGATGCCTGAATCGATGAGCACTATGGCTGCTATTCATTCTTTCGCGTTCTTTACAGCCTTTATTTGTTTAATTGCAGCTTGTTGGGTTATGGCCTCTCATTTTTCTAGTAGAGGCAAACGCAGATGGAAGCGATATTGTATCCTAACAGGTATTGTAACCCCACTTTTGATCATGGTTGGTATGTCCTTAGGCATTTGGGTTGGGGTAATCATGGGTACTGCTGGACTTGTTGCCTTTGGTTGGTTATCTGTGTTAGCTGCCAGCCTACGCAAGAGGGTAGCTACTGTAAGATAA
- the crcB gene encoding fluoride efflux transporter CrcB, with product MNGIALAIGAFFGTITRYGIGVWMEPVSSGFPYATLLVNLSGCLFLGWFFTLALAGSKISVAVQTGIGVGFTGSFTTFSTFSLETISLIEQNQLGLAVVYVLLSTGGGVLLAAVGYGIAKLQVKNRKRKREAI from the coding sequence ATGAATGGTATCGCTTTGGCAATAGGGGCATTTTTCGGAACGATTACTCGTTATGGGATAGGCGTGTGGATGGAGCCAGTATCAAGCGGGTTTCCATATGCGACATTGCTTGTTAATTTGAGTGGTTGTTTATTTCTTGGGTGGTTTTTTACCTTAGCATTAGCAGGGTCAAAAATTTCAGTAGCCGTCCAAACCGGTATTGGAGTTGGGTTCACTGGATCATTTACCACTTTCTCTACGTTCTCCCTAGAAACGATTTCCTTAATTGAACAAAATCAATTAGGTTTAGCTGTGGTCTATGTTCTGTTAAGTACTGGAGGAGGGGTGTTGCTTGCAGCGGTGGGATATGGCATAGCAAAGCTTCAGGTGAAAAATAGGAAGAGAAAGAGAGAAGCTATATGA